From the Oryctolagus cuniculus chromosome 17, mOryCun1.1, whole genome shotgun sequence genome, the window GAGTGGGGCCTCCCAGGTCTCACGTAGACAGCACCCACGCGATTCACGTGGGGATCCCGACCCAGTCCTCGTCGGAGTGACACTCCTCTCGTAACTGACAGTGttcctgcggcaccagccctcGCCTGCCTTTCCGAGTGGGTTTTGGACGCTGCTTGGGGGACCCgcaccccacatgggagtgcctgggcccctgccacccacacaggggacccaCGTGGAGTCAAGCTCCAGGCTTTATttagccgggcccagccctgactggtggggggagggagccagcagccaggagatttctgtctctgccttccgaataaaagaacaaatgaacATTCAACAAGAGGAGTGAGTGGGAGCCCGGAGCCCAGGTCCGGCAGCCGAGGCGTCTCAGGCCGCCCGCCAGGCCGGTGGTCAGGTGTTGTTTGTGAAACAGACACTCGGGTCGTCCAGGAGCCAAGAAGATGCCACTCAGCGGTGCCTCGGAAAATGGGCTGCCGGGAGCTCGCCCGGGCAGGAAGGGGCCGGGCTGGGCGCAGGCCCAGGTGTGAGGGCCGCCGGACACCTAGctggctcccccaggccctgtgcGGGCGTGGGCCCCCAGGGGGcagccacagcaggggctggcgctcaCCCCACCCTGTCCGCGTGTGTGCTCGGGATTTTGAAACTGGCCCGCCCGCAGTCGATGGCTGTCACAGCTCgaaagaggaagccaggaggagtTCCTGCTGCGGCCAGGCCGAGCCCCGCCGCTGCTCCCGGGGGAGGCGTCCAGGGGCCGGGCAGGCTGGTTCGGAGCAGCGACTCCCGGCATCCCCagccctgggaagggagcaggaaaGCCCGGCGTGTTTACCAGCTGAGCGCAGTGGTTATTTTAAGAGACTGATGGAAGGCCGCGTGAGGAATGAGACCCcagcagcagggcccaggcccgcGGGAGGGGGCGCCGCCGCGGCCCAGCCGgagccctgcctgcccgcccccaGCCTGGGGCCCGACCAAGGCCAGTGtgggagacagaatgagaaaaacatttattcCATCTGCAAACCAGGCTAACAGAGCCCAAGGGCACGGGGCAACTCGGGCTGAGTCCGTCCCTGGGTCTAGGGGCTGCGGGACCCACAGCCCGGGCCCGCCCCCTCACAGCAGTGGCGGGGTATTTACATAAAGCTGGGTGTTACAGGCGGGCGGCAAGGAGGAAGTGTCTTCCAGGCCGCTGGGGTGggcgccagccccgccccacggACCCCACGGCTGTCAGCAACACCGGGCAGAGGGTGAGGACCCCAGCCCACACTGCGGGCGGGGGTGAGTCCATAACCTGAGTGAGGGGCCGGGGCCACAGACAGGTGCTGGGACCCCCGGCCTCGGCTTTGGCAGAGAATCAAACAACCGGAGCGGCCATAGCCTTAGCCCCGGGGCcggctccctggggctggggaggagccgtGGCGCTTGTCGGAACAGCAGTGGTTCTCTCCGTGGCCGGGAGCCACTCAAAGCGACGAGAAAACGCGCGGATAGCTAAAAACCCTCTAGTACAAAAGGCCTTGGAGGAGTGAGTGGGTGGCTGCGGAGCCCCCGagggcacaggcacttgggtGCGCTCTCGGGCTGTGCTAACTGGGGCAGGCAcgaggcaggagccccaggaggtGGACTCCGAGGGGGGAGCTCAGGGTGCAGGGGACCCCAGCCACCCTGCCCCCGGCCGCCGCTCAGTAGACAGGGGGCGGCTGGTAGCCCTCGGTGGTCTGGGCGTTCTGGGTGAAGGGAGGCTGCTGGTAGTTGTCCACGGTGGCGCCGGGGTAGGAGGCGTAGGCTGTGCTCGGGTCCGGGGTGGGGTCCACATAGTTCTGGATGAAGTCGTCCACTCCGGCCTTGTAGCGCTTGTAGGCCAGGGAGGCCAGCAGGCCCTGCGGGGAGACCCGAGGCTCGGGCTGAGGGAGGGCACAGGGCGCGCGTGGGAGAGGCGGCCACCCCCCACCGCCCGGCCCCTACCCAGGAGAAGATGGAGAAGAAGCTGAAGGCGATGGCTGCCCGGGCGGAGTCGGCCCCCACCAGCACGCTTCCCGGCTGGGTGGCCGCCCACTGGTTGGTCAGGAAGCAGAAGCCGACGAACCACAGGAAGGTccagagagctggggaggggaggggtcagcaTCAGGAAGGCCCCAAGGCGGGGGCTCCGGGGAGCCTCCAGGGGGGCTGGGGCAGTGGCTGGAGGTAAGGACACAGCGGGAGGCCCGGCAGGGGTCCGGCCCAGGGGCCTGGGACCTCCAGGCCCCTCACTGCCGGCCCTGGGTGCAAAGGGACACAGCGGGGCGCTGGGGCCCCCGCGCCGCTCCACCGCGGGACCCCAGAACCCACACGTCCTGCTCACATTCGGCTCCCGAGAGCGGGCGGAGGAGCCGGCCCCGGCAGGTACCTGAGAAGAGCAGGTCTCCCACGACCAGGTACTTGCGGTCGGTGGCGCTGCTGATCTGGGGGAAATAGGCGTCGACCACGAAGAAGAAGGCGGAGGCCAGGAAGGCCAGCACCCCGATGGCACAGCCGTAGCGACAGGCGTCCTCGTTGCGGTTGAACACGCAGTACAGCTGCGACGATTCTGGGGTGTTGCTGTAGCCCTCGCCGAAGATGCAGGAGAAAACGATCAAGGCGAAAACCTGCCGGGAGAGGCGGCGTTGCGGCCGGGTCGGGGCACGGCGCACCCACAGCGCCGCCGCCCCTCCGGGCTCGCAGGCCACCCACCCCCGCCCGCGACGGCCCTGGGGATTCCCGGCCCGGGGAGGGACGGGGAATGGAGGGGATCTCCTGGGAGGGGCGGCCCTGGCCCAACGGCCCCACACCCACTTTGGGTTTCAGACGAGACGGGCCACACAGCCACAGAGCCCAGACCCGTGTCTCAGCCACCCTCCAGCCCACTGTCTTCCGCAGGTCACTTCCACGTGCCAGGCTGTGACTGGCTCCAGCCTGGGagagcccccggccctgccctggcccaggctggccagCTTGCTCCCTGCAGGGCCGTCCTCTCCCCACAGCCCATCTGTGCCCAGGCACACACTCCAGGTGGtcagggtggggggtggcgggGAATCCACCAGCCCCCTGGGGATAGCCCATGTCCTCCTTGCCTCCTCCCCGAACTTCAAGGCCGCTGCCCAAGCCCACCCTCGGCCTCCAGACGTGGGACAGGTCTGTGGGCACCTGGGTGCCTCCCCTCGGGCTCcacgcctggccctgccctgcctacTCCACAGGCTCCACCCCCGCGCTGGGATGAAGCCGGAACTCCGGGATGCTGGGCTCACTGCCCCATGGGACTCCTGGCACTGCTGTCCTGCCCACAGGCACACACGGCCCCCGATGGTGCCTTCACCCCAGTCAGGCTGGGAGCGGATGTGGGGGTCCCCGCAGGCATGGCTGGTGTGAGCAGGACCGGCCCACCGCCCTGCCTGCCCACTGCCAAGGCCTTGGCGGCCTTTGTGGTCCAAGGGCGGGACACCCCTCAGCGCCAGgaacccagggctgcagggctcgCTCCACAGGCACGCGGGGTCTCGCGTGGGGAAGCAGACCCCCGGCCAGCTTCCAGGGGGGCTCCCCGGACTCCCCGCCCCTGCACGTGGCCTCGAGAAGCCCCCACCCGGTGGTTCCCCGCGCTTGGGGCCGCAGCGTGAAAGCCACCTGCCCTGGAGCCgccccaggctcctcccctgccAGCAGGGCGACAGGCCCGCTCCCCGACGCGCCTCGGGGACACCCCGCGCCAGGGACCGACGGCGCGGGGGCCCAGGACCCGggggcaggcggggcgggggggccggGGACGAGGAGGGCAAAAGGCGGGGCCCGGGCCGCCGGACGCCGGCCCCGTGCGCGCCGCCAGGCCCGGGACGCTCGGCCGCCGCCACCTGTCGCGCCCGCGGCGCCGTGAGGTCCCCGCGGCCGCCCGCGCGCGCCCCCCGGCTCACCATGCACACGGCGCGCGCCAGCACCTGCGGCTGCGCCAGGAAGCGCCGCAGGTCGAAGGAGCCGCCCGCCTTGGCCGCGCCGTAGGCCCCACTCTCCatgtcgccgccgccgccgccgccgccgccgccgatcGCCGAGGAACCAGCCCGGCCGCTCCGCGCGCCCCGcctccgggggcggggccagagtgggggcgcggcggggcggggccagagtGGGGGTGcggcggggcggggaggagcaAAAGTGCGGGGCGGCCGCAGTGGggacggggaggggcggggcggcggcgccGCGGGCGCTGCGTGTCCCCGCTCCGGGCCCCCGGAAGGGTCAGCGAACCCGGCAGACGCCGCGTCCCCGGCGCCGCACTCCACACCCCGGGCCGCAGCCTGGCGCCCCCTCCCTTcgaggcctcccccaccccttgaTTCTTCCGGGACCGGGTGGTCGCACTGGGAGGTCCCGTGACGCTGCACGCCCCGACCGCAGGGTCCCAGGGtgagggccaggggccagggtggACGCCAGttacagccccacccccaccccagcacagccggctggggctgggctggggggcgggAGCGGCCATCGGACCCCCGACCTGGCTGGCCTCAGGTGAGGATTCCCACGCGCGCGCGGGGTGGGCGGGTCCCTGCGTACCCCCGGCAGTGAGCTGGTCAGAGGGAGAGCTGAGTcgcaggactgggccagcagcAGTCCGCGTCCAGCCGCCAGGGAGCAGCTGCGGGTGACAGCGGGTGACAGCAGGTGAGAGGAGGGCGGGAGCCTTCCATCAGCTGCTGGATTCTCAAGCCAGCGTCGCAAGTGTTTGCCAAAGGCCCTTCCTTGGCGCTTAGAGAGCCACAGCTGGCGGCCTggactggcctttttttttttaaagatttatttaaaagacagagtgtgtgtgaggggagacagagagagaggagatggtccatccactggctcaccccccccccaaatggctgcaaagaccagggctggtccaggccgtgGCCAGGAACTCAAAacgtcatccgggtctcccacctgggtgcagggcccaagcactcgggccgtccccTGCTgtcttgccaggtgcattagcagggagctgcatcggaagtggagcagctgggactcgaaccggtgctcatgagggatgctggtttaacccgctgcaccccaACACTCACCCCCTTTTTTAGATGGATTTTATTGTGAGTGTTAGGGGCACACAGAGACAGcgagagcaggtgcagggctctcATAGCTGCCGCATTCTTGCGTCAGAGCAGCTAACAGTCCCACGTGCAGGTCGGTTCCATCACCAGTGTCCCGCGCGTCCTTTCCAGTGGGGCCTGCTCCTCTGACACGTCCACTACTTCCTGTCCCCTGACCTGCAtggcccactcccccacccccccaccgccACGACCTTCGTCTGTCTTCATTCCGCCGCGGGTCTCTCTCTAGGGCAGCCAAGAAAACTCGGAGCCAAGCCACGTCCCGGATCACAGCCTGATGACGAAGGCGTGGAGGCCCGGGTCAGCCAAGGGAGGCCGGGCAGGAGGATGGGAGGAGGCTGGCCCGGGTCACGGGCCAGTGGGAGCCAGGTCCCTGTGCCCACTTCGTAGAGCGGAGAACGGGGGCTCAGGTGGCAGGGTCACCCCGAGTCTGGCCTCTTGAAAGGGTAGAGCCCCTCACCAGGACACGGCAGTGTCCACGAGGGAGCAGGGGTGGCCCCCACCAAGGCCGTGTGCCAGGGCTGGGTGACCAAAGGCCTGGACACTTGACAGTGGGGCCGTGACCTCGGAGTGgggagcccagcccctggctcctctcGCCCCTTGAGGACGGAATCTCCTGGGCACCCAGAGCCAGCCGAATCCATCCCAGGGCGGCCCGGGGCAGGTGCACCGTGAAGGTGGTTGTCCTCACTGTCCACCACTCCTCAGCAGTCCGCCCCgtgcccctgctgcccctgtgggTGCCCCAGGCCAccggcagcccctcctccccgtcTGCGGCACCCGTCTCCTACCTGGTCCGCATGTTCCAGCCCAGCATCCCAGAGGTGATAGCTGAAATGACGGTGAGGCTGCCGGCCAGCACCAAGGCGGGTCCCTCGGGCAGCTCCCCTGCGAGGGAGGTGGCAGCGGCCGGCTGGAGCTGTCCCACTTCCTCCACCCTCCGCCCTCTGGCCCTCCCGGTCCCGGGGGACCAGTGGCCCCCGCGAGCCACCGGGCCCCTCACCTGGTGGCAGCAGCGTGAAGGAACTGCTCTGGGCTCCGACCTCGTTCTCGGCCCGGCACTGGAGCCAGCCTGGCGTCCGGGACAGCGGGATGGAGAAGTTGGCAGGCCGCCCGGGGAGTGGCGTCTGCCGCAAGCGGACGTGCCCGTCCCTCCCTACCAGGctgtaggagatgggagggctgcctGAGGACGCCTGGCAGGACACCTGCACCTCAGGGCCTGACCCCTGGTCCTGCAGGATGAAGGAGGCCTGCAGCTGCGACACTGGCTCTGGAAGGAGGGGGCAAAGGCGTGGTGGAAGATGTTAGACCCCTCCCTCATCACAACAAGGCGGGGACCGGCGCCCTGGCGAGCCGGTAaaagccgccgccttcagtgccagaatcctgattcgtgtctcagctgctccacttccagtccagctctctgctgtggcctgggagtgcagtggaggatggcccaggtgcttgggccctgcaccccatgggagaccaggaggaagctcctggctcctggcttcagcccggcccagctccaggccgttgcagccatttggggaatgaaccagtggatggaagacctctctctctctctctctctttttgtctctgtctccctctgggtctgtgactctacctttccaataaataaagatcttttaaaaaacaaaaaaattttaaaaataagggcaagaaagaaaacaaaaagacaaaaaaaatcacctaatGAGGCTTGGTTGTGCtcgctgcctcctccaggcagcccgcTGGAGTGCCGCCTCCGCCCGGTATCAGCCTACTACTTTTGaggctttttaaatgtatttttaaatgtatttttatgtgaaggcagagagcgagcgggCGGGCGCGCTTTCCTCTGCGgcttcactgcctaaatgcccGTAGCAGCCAGGGCcgtgccaggaggcagcaggagccagcaagcccttccaggtctctcacctgggagccagggccccagcatcccctggggcggggcctccagatgtgctagcagggagctgggccggcACGGAGGTGGGAGGCAACCCCAGGCACTGAGACGGGAGCAGGCTTCCGGGGAGGCCGCTcaccccactgcaccccagcaccagccccgcaaGTCAGTTCCATTCATGTGTAGTTTATTTTGGGTTGCCAGACTCAGCAAATAAAAATGCGggtatgggggccggcactatggcgtagcgggtaaggctgccgcctgcagtgcgggcatcccatgtgggcgccagttcgagtcccggctgctccatgtccgatccagctctctgctgtgtcctgggaaagcagtggaggaggcccaagtgcttggcctctgcacccgcgtgggagactgggaagaggctcctggcttcggatcagatcagatccggccgttgcagccatctggggaatgaaccagccaatggaagacttctctctctctctctctctctctctctctctctctctgtctttcaaataaaataaataagaatgcgAGTCTTTTGGCCCCcccattttttgaaatccgtgttTTCTGCAACATGGATTTTTGATGAGCATCCTAAAGACCTCTTATTTCATGAACCTCAAGCTGTTTTGCACCATAAGaagtttgtcttttaattccactccCCCGTGAACATCTGGGGCTACGCTTGGACCAGAGCCTGGAGCCCACCCTCAGCGCCGCCGGGACAGCTCGGAGCTGCACCTGTCAGGGCCTGGGCCTTGGTCACTCCCACCCTGAGCTCCTTCGTGCTGCGTCCTCGGGCTCCTGCCCAGGGGATCTCCAGCCGGGGTGGGGCCTGACCTGGGACCAGCCCCCAGGACACTGAGAGtggctgcagatggcagcctcctggcccagccctcagaaCCCGCAATCCCCGCCTGGgagctccccccaccctgccccgccccgcgggGCCCTCACTCACTGGCCCACAGCTCCCAGTACATGTGTAATCTGGCGCTGGCCGCGTGGGCGCCTGAGCTGGAGGCCGCCTGGCAGGAGTAGGTGAGCAGGTCCGGGCTGGACTTGAGTGTGACGTTGATGGTGAAGGAGGCCGGCGCGGGGGTCCTCACCACCTTCTTGGTCACCAGGGTGTCCTGGCTCCCCCAGAGGGAGTAGGTGATGGGCAGGGGCGCCTGCGGTGAGTGGCAGGTGATGACGACCAGGCGCCTTCTGGGGTAAACTTCCAGGACTTTGTAGGCAATGGAGGTCTCCGGGGCCATTTCTGGCAGAAGTGgttggaggaggaaggaaaaaaaaaaaaaaaaaacgcattaATCAAGTATGAGACAAAGATGTGGCTTGGTGGCAGCTGACAGGCTGAGCAGAGTGATGTCGGGAACGACCCACGTGCACACGCGTGTCACGGCAGCACCGTCGCGGCCATTAGCAGACGTGGTGGGCTGGGGCGGGCGTggcggcgcagcgggttaagcctctggtTGGGACGCCCgcgtcctgtatcagagcgcctggttgtCGTCCTGGTgaggaagatgatggctcaagtccttgggcccctgccaccatgtgggagacccgggcggGTTCCAGGctgccggcttcagcctggcccagccccggccgttgagccatttgcggagtggcccagtgggtggaagctccccaccccatttctctctctctctctctctctctctctctccccaacgctgtctttccaataaacaagCGCATCTTAGAAAAAGGAATATTACTCGACTTTAAAAAGGAGCGGGACACAGACACGTGGCACCACACTGGCCTTAACACCACGGAGCGCAGACGGCGAGTGGCACAGGGGGACGCCTCGGTGCCTCTGTGCAGTGGATGAAGCGGAAGGGAACGGAGTGAGGTGTTGCCGGACTGCGCAGCTGAAGATCAGGCCGAGTGTGGCCTTCAGAAAGAGGAGTGGGGCACAGGAGGCAGCTGCTGTGTGTGAAACGGCAGAGCCGGGGCGCgggctgcctgcccagggccggggagggggcagctcgGTGGGTGTGGCCATTCCTCTGGGGCTTTGGAACGAGAGAGAGGTGACGGGTGCGCACTGCTGGGACATACGCGGGGCCACTGCGCTGTCGCTTGATTTATacttttagatttacttatttatttgaaaggcagagttacagagagagagagacagagagagagagagcgagcatccatccactggttcactctccaaatggctgaacagCTAGGAcagggccgatccaaagccaggagccagcagcttctctgGTCTCCTGCACttaggggcagggcccagggatgcgggccatcttcagctgctttcccaggcacccatatgggatgctggcactgcagacagcggcttaacccactatgcccagagctggccctgtttatatttttaaagatttatctatttatgtgaaagacagaattacagggagagggagcgacagatgttttccatcctctggttcatctccaaatggccacagcagctggagctggaccaggctgaagccaggagcctggaactccattcaggttcccacgtgggtgcaggggtccaagcgcttgagccgtgctccactgccttcccaggcgcattagcagggagccgggttgcaaacagagcagccagagtgTGAACCGATgttcacaggggatgccggcgaaacaggcagcagctgttgcgaccatccagggagtgaaccaacagttggaagatctcgctctgtctctgtctctctttgtctctacctctgcaccctgtaactctaactctgcctttcaaataaataaaataaatcttttttatttatttgaaagtcacagagttacacagagagaggagaggcagagagagagagagaggtcttccatccactggttcacaccccagttggccgtgacagctggagctgtgctgatccaaagccaggagccaggagcttcttctgggtctcccacgtgggtgcaggggcccaagcacttgggccatcttccactgctttcccaggccacagcagggagctggattggaagaggagcagccgggactcgaaccagcgcccatatgggatgctggcgcatcaggccagggagttaacccgctgtgccacagcgccggccccaaataaaataaatcttaaaaaaaaaatagaatataggttttatttaaaagtattcaaaaggcagagagacagagggagagagacagacacagagaccttccctccgctggttcactgcccagacgcctgccacagctggggttacaccaggccaaagccagggcccaggag encodes:
- the SYNGR2 gene encoding synaptogyrin-2 isoform X2, translating into MESGAYGAAKAGGSFDLRRFLAQPQVLARAVCMVFALIVFSCIFGEGYSNTPESSQLYCVFNRNEDACRYGCAIGVLAFLASAFFFVVDAYFPQISSATDRKYLVVGDLLFSGPAGLPGLQALQGRSGRLHPELCGPHPGPEHSLRLLPRRHRGQLPAASLHPERPDHRGLPAAPCLLSGGRGQGGWGPLHPELPPRSPPPGAPASCLPQLAQPESAPKCLCPRGLRSHPLTPPRPFVLEGF
- the SYNGR2 gene encoding synaptogyrin-2 isoform X1; the protein is MESGAYGAAKAGGSFDLRRFLAQPQVLARAVCMVFALIVFSCIFGEGYSNTPESSQLYCVFNRNEDACRYGCAIGVLAFLASAFFFVVDAYFPQISSATDRKYLVVGDLLFSALWTFLWFVGFCFLTNQWAATQPGSVLVGADSARAAIAFSFFSIFSWGLLASLAYKRYKAGVDDFIQNYVDPTPDPSTAYASYPGATVDNYQQPPFTQNAQTTEGYQPPPVY
- the C17H17orf99 gene encoding protein IL-40 isoform X1; amino-acid sequence: MGSLRLLCLAMLAASGSPTVQEGEMAPETSIAYKVLEVYPRRRLVVITCHSPQAPLPITYSLWGSQDTLVTKKVVRTPAPASFTINVTLKSSPDLLTYSCQAASSSGAHAASARLHMYWELWAKPVSQLQASFILQDQGSGPEVQVSCQASSGSPPISYSLVGRDGHVRLRQTPLPGRPANFSIPLSRTPGWLQCRAENEVGAQSSSFTLLPPGEGPGGSRGPLVPRDREGQRAEGGGSGTAPAGRCHLPRRGAARGTRLGAGRQPHRHFSYHLWDAGLEHADQAVIRDVAWLRVFLAALERDPRRNEDRRRSWRWGGGGVGHAGQGTGSSGRVRGAGPTGKDARDTGDGTDLHVGLLAALTQECGSYESPAPALAVSVCP
- the C17H17orf99 gene encoding protein IL-40 isoform X2, producing MGSLRLLCLAMLAASGSPTVQEGEMAPETSIAYKVLEVYPRRRLVVITCHSPQAPLPITYSLWGSQDTLVTKKVVRTPAPASFTINVTLKSSPDLLTYSCQAASSSGAHAASARLHMYWELWAKPVSQLQASFILQDQGSGPEVQVSCQASSGSPPISYSLVGRDGHVRLRQTPLPGRPANFSIPLSRTPGWLQCRAENEVGAQSSSFTLLPPGELPEGPALVLAGSLTVISAITSGMLGWNMRTRL